The Gossypium arboreum isolate Shixiya-1 chromosome 2, ASM2569848v2, whole genome shotgun sequence region ctttacaatttagggTGTTAAAATTGTTTATAATTTTAtaccaaaataatatttataaacacaataaatatatttattattaacttatacataaaataataaataataaaattttaatgtgTTTACATGTGAAAATTACATAtagattaaaatatttttatacaatattggGAGTAGAGAATAAGAATCACACTATTTGAATTTATGTTATATTAATGTTTGACAAGAAATTTAAGAATCTCTTCatagaaatcaaaataattttaactgaaattaaaataatacatatatttaaacccaaaataaattgataaaagaacacatacatcaaatttaaatataaaatcacAAACTAATATAATAATGATTTAGTTAAggattattatttgatagttccaattttatcacttttttttaaagaaaatcttGTTTTATCCAAAATCAAATTATATATACTAAAATGTTTTTCTTAAATTTCCTTTTAAAAATTCCCAACCCGCTCTCATCTGTCTTCCCCAAGTAAGCCTCTCACCGCCGCTCTGCCCCCGGCTTCGGCTTTCTCTCCTTCCAGTCCCTGAACCAACTCCGTTCAACTTATCGGCACCCCTGGGAATTGAATAGGGTATTTTTTAAACCCTAAACCTGAATTTGTTTTCCTTCTTGAGTCATGAGATTTTGAGTTACGGTTCGGTTTGTGTTATCTGCACTCTGCTATAtttgattttatgtttttgatcctACTGCTTACCCCTTCACTCCTCCTCCAGTGCCTGTCGCAAGTTGTCTCCTGCCTTCCAAGTTTTAGACAGGTCAGGGATTAATTAAGGTAATCTTTGAAACCCTAAACCTAACTTGATGATTTCCTTCTACTTGAGTCATGTGATATTATCCTATTGCTAACCCCTCCTCACTTCTTCCAGTGCCTGGCGCAAGTTGTCTCCTGCCTTCTAGTTTTCGACAGAGCAGGGAGTTAAATAAGGTAATTTTTGAAACCCTAAACCTAACTTGAACATTCTACTTCAATCATGAAATTTGTCTCTGCCTCTGCATCATTTGTTATATTCAATTTTCTGTTTTAGATCCTACTGCTTGTTACTCTGTCTCATCTCGTGCACTATTTGTTGAGAGGGAGAATTTTTTTTAAAGCTATCTGATTAGCTGAAATGGTAAACCGTAATTGCTTCTATTTTCCCTTACCCTGCTATTTGCGGCATCAATCCGCTGCTATTGAGTGAAATTTGTTCACATTGCTATTGAGGTCTTTAGTGGTTACGGTTTGTGCTGCTACTGCAGATTAGCAGCCGTGACAGTTACACCATTGCTATTTTTAACCTTGAATGGTGATTTGATTTGTATTTTTTAATTAGATTTGGCTGCTCTTTGAAACTTTGATTACTGTTTTGGTTTGTGTTTCTTTTTGATTAATTAGATTCAGCTGCTATTCAAAACCCTGAATACTGAGTTTATTTGTATTTCTTCCTAAATACTGATTTGATTTGTATTTGTTTCAGCTGCTATTTGGAATCCTGaatccttatttttattttgttttaattagatTCAGCTATGGACATTGACCATTACAACGTCCTGGGTTTGCCTTCCGGCGAGGAAGGAGCTAATTTGACTCAAAAAGAAATTACCAAGGCTTACAGAGAAAAAGCCCGTGATCTTCATCCTGATAAACGAAAAGATGACCCAAATGCTCATGAGAACTTCATAAAGCTCAAATCCTCATACGAAATTCTGGTTGATGAAAAAGCCCGAAAGCTCTTTGATGATCTCCTCCGGGTGAAACGTGAACAGCAACGTCGTTTTGCACAGCAAGACTCAAAGCGACGAAAAATGATGTCAGATTTGGAAGATAGGGAACGTGCTTCATTTGCACCAGATCCTGCCATGAAGGCTAAAGAGGAAGAGGAGAGAATTGCTAGGAAATTGAAAGAGGAGATTGCAAGGATACGTGCAATGCAAGCAAATAAAGGTGCAAGTATGGGGACGGGCTCAGGTCAAGAAAAGGTGGGGAGAGAAGGGAACAGTGGGGTTGGGGGCCATGTGGGAGTGGATAAAGAGAGAGTTTTAAAGGTTTCTTGGGAAAAAATTGGCGAAGGTTATACAGCGGAGAAGTTAAGGGAACTGTTTTCTAGGTTTGGTGAAGTTGAAGATATTGTAGTGAACAGTTCAAAGAAAAAGGGGTCTGCGCTTGTTGTCATGGCTACAAAACATGCAGTTGTAAGTGAAGTTTTTTTGTGTGATTTTATgcatttttttgtttatttgctCTAACTTATTTGGCTTTTTTTCTTTGCAGGATTCTGCTACAGGCAGTGTTAGTGGGAATCTAGATAATCCATTGTTAGTTGTGCCTCTTAAACCCTCTGTTGCGGAGTTTCCAGCCCCCAAGAAGGAAGAGCAAAGTGATCGATTGAGTAATTTGGTTGGAGCTGGTTACCAAGCTTTTGAAGATGCTGTTTTAAATAAACTGACAAAGGTATGACCTTGCTGGCATATATCGTACAGCCGATTCTGTGAGCTAAATTTTGTCTAGTAATTAGATTCAGAATATTTAACTTGATGTGCCATTTCTTCCTGGTCCAGAATCTCAGACTTTGGCCTTTTTTCCCCATTGTTGAGTAGGTCGGGAGTCATGAATGAAGTTTGAGATACACATTAGCTGTTAAATCTGGTTGAAAGTAATTATAGAATGGAAAGAAAGCTATGGATTATTATCTGTTAGAATTTGATCTAGCTGTTCCACATTTTTAAGATGTTATTAGAATTGCATCTGCCAAGCATTAGTGTTCGTAGAACTCTGTTATATCTTGTTAAATGCATCTTTTCCTACTTTTGTAATTTGAATTTGCACCATGTGTTTTTATATTTGATCACTTTTCCTCGACATTTATTATTGACCAGGCTGCCGAAAAACAACAAAAATGATGACAAAAAGGTCTTAGGAGCAGATTGCAAATGCATCAGTGGCATTTTATCCACAGATGTTTTGCCAACATGTCCTAAGTTCGGGATTGAATTTCAGCTTTCTGAAGTTTACCTTTTAAGAAGAGAGATGAACCATTCGGGTTAAAGACACAAGTTCTTATGTATGTAAATTCTATCTTCGTTTATTAATGCTCAATACTTCAAACTATTTGATCTGTAATTTGCATAAGTAGAAAATTCTTCTTACAATCCCATGCCATTTGGAAATCCCTTTTTTCATAGTTTATGTGCTTCATATTAATTTGTAATACATGTTATTTGAATACTACATTTTCTCTGTTTGTATCTGACATATATTAGACATGAATAGaaacatatgaaaataaaattaagcaaattCATTTTTGCATCATTTTGTTTGGTTTGGGTTTGCAACTGAGTAGGATGAAACCAAGGGTTATGTGAAGCAACCATGGGATATGGGGCTGATTTTGAGCGTTTCCTTGTTGCCCCATGCTTGGTCAAATGAAGGAAAAGTGGGCATCTCGATGATGGGAGGCTCAGGCTGTTCTTTTTGGGGTTGGGTGGTTGGTTAAGATGCAGCCATGCTGGTCAATTTTGGTGAGGTGGAGAGtgacccaaagcttcttgcaggcAGTGATTCAACAATATCATCGATTTCCTTGTGTTCATAGAGATTTCTTTTACTCGTACTATAAACTGGAAACAAACCTGCCCTTATTTAGCAGGCTTTGCCGTAGGTGATGGTAACGCCGTGCGGTACCAAGAGTTCACCAAATCGTATTAGTTAATGGCTTTGCAATGATTTTACAAAATGGTgcatttctttttttcatttttgcgGACTAAATTTGTAACaaggtattttttttaaataaaaaatatcataCATGGTATCACATTATAGCCTTCTTGTAATATAGGGTGTAATTGTAATTTAATTACAGCTCATGTCTTAGGAAATTTTAGATTATgggtataattttaaattttaaattttaaattaatttgtttttgttttattattttaatttcttttaaataaagatTAAGACTAA contains the following coding sequences:
- the LOC108467216 gene encoding uncharacterized protein LOC108467216; protein product: MDIDHYNVLGLPSGEEGANLTQKEITKAYREKARDLHPDKRKDDPNAHENFIKLKSSYEILVDEKARKLFDDLLRVKREQQRRFAQQDSKRRKMMSDLEDRERASFAPDPAMKAKEEEERIARKLKEEIARIRAMQANKGASMGTGSGQEKVGREGNSGVGGHVGVDKERVLKVSWEKIGEGYTAEKLRELFSRFGEVEDIVVNSSKKKGSALVVMATKHAVDSATGSVSGNLDNPLLVVPLKPSVAEFPAPKKEEQSDRLSNLVGAGYQAFEDAVLNKLTKAAEKQQK